GTTATTAAACGGGAGCAGAACTAAAAATCGCCCGGCAAGAGATACCTCTGAAGTTACACGAACACCTTTTTTACCTAAAGGCTCTTTTGTAACCTGAACTATAATTTCCTGTCCTTTCGTAATTTGAGGAACTGTAACTCTGGCTGGTCGGGTATCCTTCTTTGTTTGGTCTGGATACTTTCGCTGGGAGGCTGCAGGAGTTCCAGGGATATCATCGTCGTCATCCCCGATATCTTCATCGGTCTCTAAATCGGAGTCTTCATCGCCAATCATAGCGGAATACTCATCAATAGTGCTGACAATATCTGAGAAGTGCAAGAAGGCGTCCTGTCTCATCCCAATATCTATGAATGCGGCTTTGATACCGGGCATAACTCTGGCGACTTTCCCTAAGTAAATGTCGCCAACCATCCTCTCTTTTTCTGATGTTTCGACGTAAAGTTCGGCTAAACGCCCATCTTCCGTAATTGCAATCCTGATTTCATTTGAGGTTGCATTGATAAATATCTCTTTTTTCATTAATTTTTACTCGTTCCTTTGATTTATATATGCAGCGCAGCCACCGGGTCTGAGCCGGGGCAAGGGCGAGAAACGAATTTGATATATCCATCCGGAATGCCCGAAACGGATCACAAACTTTGATTGCTAACATCATCATCGTTATCAAGTATCCTGCTGCTATTAATTTTTCCATACTTTACTTAATATTTTATAAGTAGTTTGATTTGAATGCGACTTAAATTACAAAATTTATATGTAGATTGCAAAAGAACCGGCAATCAAATTTGTAATTTTTACTTTTTCTGTTTACTTTCATAACAATAAAAGAGAATTATAATGAAAATCGGTATAACCTGTTATCCAACATACGGTGGTAGTGGTGTGGTTGCTACTGAACTCGGGAAAGCTCTCGCATTGAGAGGTCATCAAGTCCATTTTATAAGCTACGCTATGCCAATGCGATTAGATGGTTTTTTAAATAATATATTTTACCACGAAGTGGAGATGACTAGTTATCCCCTTTTTGAATTTCCCCTTTACACGCCGGCACTGGCCAGCAAAATGGTGGAGGTTGCAAAATTCGAAAAGTTAGATATACTGCACGTCCACTACGCAATCCCTCACACAATTAGCGCCTTTTTGGCAAAACAAATTATCGGTCAAAAACTGAAGATAATTACTACTTTACACGGAACCGATATCACGCTGGTCGGTTTGGAACCGAGTTTCTTACACATAATGAAATTTGTAATTGAACAGAGCGACGGGGTGACTGCTGTTTCGAGATTTTTAAAAGATAAAACTATCACAAATTTTCAAATCGAAAAAGACATCCGCGTAATTTATAATTTTATAAATCCTGAAAAGTATTATCGTGCCTCTGATGATGGTCTAAAACAATCGATTGCTCCGAACGGTGAAAAAATTATCACTCATACATCCAATTTCAGATCCGTGAAGCGTGTCCCGGATGTTATAAAAATATTTTTTGAAATATCGAAACAAATAAAATCGAAACTGATTTTAGTGGGCGATGGACCTGAACGTTCGGCTTGCGAAGCTTTATGCAGAGAAATAGGGATATGCGATAATGTAAAGTTCTTAGGGAAACAGAGCGAGGTTGTTCCTATTTTATCAATTTCAGATTTATTTTTAATACCAAGCCAATCGGAAAGTTTTGGGTTGGCAGCTCTCGAAGCGATGGCATGCGGGGTCCCGGTGATATCTTCGAGCGTAGGTGGTTTACCTGAATTGCAGTTACACGGCGAAACAGGATTCATCGCTGAAATCGGGGACATACATCGCATGGCTAAATACGGTATTGATCTTTTAACGAATGAACCAAAGCATATATCGTTTGCAAATGCTGCACGCGAACGGGCAGTAAATCTTTTTAACGAAAATAAAATAGTCAATGAGTACGAAAATTATTACAACGAAATTTTATCAAAATAACTTATTGGAAAACTTATGGAAACTTGGAAAGATTTTGTTTCGATATTACCCGACTTTTTAATCCGCAGCGGGTTTGCAATTATTTGCGCCGCAATCCATCGTTTGTCTGGATACCGGTTGAAAATAGCG
Above is a genomic segment from Bacteroidota bacterium containing:
- the bshA gene encoding N-acetyl-alpha-D-glucosaminyl L-malate synthase BshA; translated protein: MKIGITCYPTYGGSGVVATELGKALALRGHQVHFISYAMPMRLDGFLNNIFYHEVEMTSYPLFEFPLYTPALASKMVEVAKFEKLDILHVHYAIPHTISAFLAKQIIGQKLKIITTLHGTDITLVGLEPSFLHIMKFVIEQSDGVTAVSRFLKDKTITNFQIEKDIRVIYNFINPEKYYRASDDGLKQSIAPNGEKIITHTSNFRSVKRVPDVIKIFFEISKQIKSKLILVGDGPERSACEALCREIGICDNVKFLGKQSEVVPILSISDLFLIPSQSESFGLAALEAMACGVPVISSSVGGLPELQLHGETGFIAEIGDIHRMAKYGIDLLTNEPKHISFANAARERAVNLFNENKIVNEYENYYNEILSK